The Puntigrus tetrazona isolate hp1 chromosome 9, ASM1883169v1, whole genome shotgun sequence genome includes the window TTCTGTTAAAATTGTGTGAcaagtgttttaaaatcagcatgaaatgaaacacattttactttaaagttGCAACAAGTTATGACATTTTAGAATGAGTATGACCAAGAATGTGAATCAAGAAAGTAATATAATGATCCAGTATGGATTGAATATGCTAATAAAAACCTGAATGATGAAAGCGTTGTTATTGTGTCTAGTGGTTACTAGACACGATCTTTAGTGCAAATTCATCTGCTCTATCCTGTGTAGGGTGTCTGCTCCAGAGCAGGTGTTTTTACCTATCGCTAACTGGCAGCCAAAAGAGAATCCTATTCTAGAGGATGACATTGGACCGCTTGTACAGCACATCTATGAGGTAGAAAAGGCTGCAAAGATCATTGTTCGAAGACATTTAACATTACAGCTTCGGCGGTGCATAATTTAGGATTTTGTTCCTTTCTGCTATTCCCTATTCTTCTAGCTGAGGAACACGGGCCCCAGTACTTTCAGTAAGGCCATTTTGGATGTGCAGTGGCCGTACAGATTCAGCAACGGCTCTCTGCTCTACATCACCAAGTTTGAAGTGGACGGAAACATGAATTGCAGCTCAAACAGGGAGCTCAACCCACTTAATGTCACCGTATGTATCCCACAATTGAATCGTGAAAGCATACATGAGACTGTTGTTAAAGATCGGTGTAAATATAACCCAAAAACTCACTTCAGTCCACACAAGCTGTGTTAAACATCATGATCTGACGTTTTGTAGCATCCAACAAATAGCATTTTAACAGTGTGGACAAACaagtttttaaacttttaaaaaaattggtcGCATTTAGGATCTTGTCTTATATTTCAGGGATAAacccatgcttttttttttacttagaatCCCAAATTTATTGACAAAAATGAGACGTCTGCCAGCGGAGACAGTGCTGAGGGGAGGAACAGACACAGCGTCCACCGCAGAGACCTGGAGGACAAACAAGGGGAAGAGAACCTGGAGATTCTGGTGTGTTCACAGCTTTAACACCCAGTTTACAGCCACCAATGTTTGTGAAGTACTTGGAACagttttgaattgaatttgaaacAGACACGCTAGTGTTCAGTgactttttgtttcatattcTTGAAAGATGTTTcctatgctcaccaaggcagaaacgtaatattattacaatttaaaatagcagttttctatttgaacatattttaaaatgcagttcatttttgtaatggtAAAGCCgaatttcttcttttataaatataaagttcaaaagagaaCTTTTGTGACGTAAACGTCTTGACTCTTGTATCGCTTTTGACCATTTCTTGCTAAATAAacgtatttgtaaaaaaaaaaaataaaatacagaccACGAACCTTTCAACAGTTGTgtacatttaatgaatttaactTATGTTTATTACAGCATCAAAACATTTAACCCTTCTGCCCATGAGTAGGTGCAGTTTCCCCCAGTATGCGTGAATGCATGTACAGTGGTTTGTGTGTTTCCACAGGATTGTGTGAATGCAGAGTGTCAGGAGATAAAGTGTTGGGTCGGCCGGCTGGAGAAAGGCCAGAGTGccattctatttatttactctAGACTCGCCGTGGGCACGTTTCTCAAGgtaaaaacagttcatttgcAAAGCCTTAAAGAGGATTTTTAACATCCTGTTTTCACTGCACAAatactaatacatttaaaacacagaaggttttctttctttccaggCTGAAAGTCAAAACAAATCGTACAGTGTTCGATCCTCAGCCTCTTTCAGTGTCATAGAGATGCCATATAAAAATCTGAATCCTGAGCTCCCAGCCAGCGCAACATCGGTAAGTTCCTATAATCATTGGTGCAAAGGGGATCTTGTTCTTGGATTTTCTTGGGTCAGAAAGAAAGCGAAACGGTTAACCAATATTTCAAAGGTGCAGTATGTTAGATATAAAAACAAAGGCATTCCTCCATGTAATGGCTATAggattatttttaagaaaaaaaaacaatataaacatgATTCCTTGACGCCAATACACTGGAAGTGGCTGAATTATACATATTAAAGGTGCAGAATGTAATATTGCTGGCTAGTGGTTGAAATGCGTTCTGCAATTCAGGCCCAGAATCTgaccaaaacacacatttcagatTAGAATTATGGCcatagcattattattttttagagatatatatatatgttaatatatatatatatatatatatatatacgtttttgagaagagtatataaaatatatatatatacgtttttgactcttctcatatatatatatatataaagaagaaaaagaacacatttgtgtattttatgtctTCACTCATGACGGCTGAGGGTAGTATGACGCCAGTGTCATGATCCCAGCTCTCTGTCCTGCAGGCCTCTCTGAAGGTGATCTGGAATTCCGAGAACCCTCAGCCTGTCCCAGGATGGGTGGTGGCTCTGGCCGTCCTGGCCGGACTTCTGCTTCTGGCTCTGCTCATCTTTGTCATGTATAAGGTGAACAGCTGTTAACTTTAGCTAAATAACTTTtagaatattacaaatattattttgcctttttatgtttttagctTGCATTTCCATTGCTTTCTCAATTtatgtgaataaaaacaatCTCTCTTAGTGGTGTGCTTTAACGTTCATTGCTTGAACAGTCGCAGGGTTTTTGTGAAAAGTTTTGGTTTTTGAAGTATCCGTACGAATATGGTTGACCGGTTCCCTATTGATTTCTCTCCGCCTCAGCTGGGCTTCTTTAATCGTCTGCGGCCGCCCCAGGACGACAGCATAGAGAAAGAGCAGCTTCAGCCTCAGGAGAACggagacagaaacacagaagcCTGAGCTCTTCATCTTCACTCCTCTATCAGTAATGCCTCATCAGCGGGAGTGTGCCTGATTTAGGGAAGTGCTGATGAGAGGGCAACGCATCCTTGGTCTTTATTAGCAGGtcagcatttattcatccacACAGTCCTGAACACGAGACGGAGGCGTTTTAAAGGTACACGGGCGAGGTGGTTTGAACAGGACTAAAGCCCTGTGCCAGCCCCATTTCCCCTGCGTTCCTGTCCTTCTTAAACTGCACTGAGTCTTAAGACGAGATTCGATTTTTGGGTATAGAGAATAATAACGCATTAAAATCATAACACGTTACATATTGTTTacaagtaacaaaaataaagttgatAGAAAATGAGATCATGATTTTATCTGGAAAGATGTGAGGTAGCTTGGCGCATGATTAGTTTGCTGGTTCTGCTTCTTCTGTGGGAGAAACCTTAGGTCCGTTGTTTATCACCGCTCTGCTGTTCGGGGGATTTCTGTAGGACTTTGGACTTTCAGTTCTTACCTGTTTTCTTTGCAGTTATTTCAGCTGTTGGGATTTGATTTCTTATTTGGGCATAAGGTgtattattttgagaaaatattcTTGTTCGTCTACTGTAAACACGTTGTTTTAGAGCAGGGTTGTGTCTGTGATATTTAGAGCATTTGGTtgaatttgtattataaaaaaaaataatatctttGCGCAATAAAATGGTaacgtttttatattttgaaaaccaCCCCTTATGGACAGAGCAccttttattataatgttttaactcaccttttggtttaatatttttcttggtcaaaagtattttttatagatgaaaacactttctatttttttaatgagctcTTTACCCAAATACATGTCGACTGTGTGATTTATcctgattaatattaattgatACAGATACAATAGACCGGTTTGGAAAAACATTAAACGTTTTAAACTGAGGCTAGAATCCATAACaccattttaaaactgtttatattaaaacaattatttaattaatgattttatagATTGAAGGTTGCGGTTCATAGTCACTGGTCTTAATTTTGACTTCGGATATACTGAAATACATAACCcttaacactgaaaaaaaacacaaaagcaagaAAAGCCTGGATTTCTTCCGTTGCTGTATTATAGTAATGCTGCTGCCCATATGAATTTACCCATATTGGGTTGCCATAGGTATGTTGaaaaattgtatacatttataattcaaacaaaattatgctttttccacaaataaaatgatccagaatatattaatttgtatgtaAAGTTTGTACAAAATTATAGAACATAATTATAgcaacaaaaatatgtatttttgagaATCTCCCGTGTCTAAAAATGATCACTGACTGTcttgactttattttttgactttcctttcctttttttccccccacggTTTTGTTTAGCAAAATGTGGTTAATGCTTCTGTAattcaataaacaaatatactgATGTAGTCGCGTTTTTCTTTCTTGGTAATTTTTGCTGTGCAAAGGTGCTGTTATCATAACACCGTTTTCTTATCTACAGTGATGAAGTTGAACTCACTGAATATGTTTATCTGGTTGATGAATAACCGACTGCAGGCACTAAATAACAAGAACATTCATCTTGAAATTCTACAGCGCTTCCAcagattagtttttttgtgtactCTAAACAAATCAGCTGTCAATGCATTCTGTCCCaccgatttttaaaaaaatgaagaaacgtAAACTTAATTGtggattttatcatttattgtaAAAGCGTCTGCATTGCACATCATGCAGCAGCTCACTGTGCATCTGTCAGTAAGAAGCTGAGATCACTGCCCGGGTCGTACTCTCTAGTTTGCTTCcccctgaaaacaaaaaaaattcacagtCTCACTTACTGTGCCTATTtagggtcattttttttttcccctgatgCATTTTCCACGTGCGTGAGCAAGAGTCTCTGCGTTACCTCTGGAACAGTCGTGCTTTGGTGCTCCCTAGTAAGGTGGCTTTGTTTCCCTCCACTAAGAGCATGGAGCCTTCCCGCAGACCCTGCCGTACAGTGGTAGAGCTCAACTACTGCTGGggattacatttgaaaatatatgcaaagacaaaactgttcttttaaggaattatctttaatttactgtaacgttgatcaaataaatgcagcttagCTGAGCGCTAATTTGCTAATTAAACTGTACGTTAACATACCAGCACGTCTGGTGTGTCCAGCTCCTCGTGGTACTGAACAATTCTCTGTTCACGTGTTTCctgtaaaatgcaaaatcaaATCTGCGTTCATGAAGCCTGAAGGATCtaccttaaaaatgtattgtatctCTTTAACttggtttaattattttcatttatggcAATCAATATATGTAAGAGGCATGTTTTTGGTGATTTTAGTTGATATAATATTCATCGTACCCCCATATGCTTGCTTTTGGGATCAGCATCCAGGTAGTGAGGGTTAATGTTGAAGGGCACTAAACCAATGGCAGAAAATGTGGGTGGATAGACGATGGGCATGTCATTGGTGGTGTTGATGCTGATCGTGGAGACATTGGTACCTGCACTTGATCCCATGTAAGGTATGCCATCCTATGGAAAAACAATCACACCCGTTACATTCAGTTAGactgtattttagtttttgattaATAGAGATACTAACTCACCTCTAGAACTCTCTTTCTAATCTCGGTTACCAGCTTGTTGTCATAGAGAGACTTCAGCAGGCGGAATGTATTACCGCCACCTAGTGGACATACATTATAACACAAAGCTtgataacactttttttaaaatcataaataaaacgtGTAGTGTGTTTAGTTTAATGTttagcatgcatttaaatacacaagcacgcatttatatatttaggatttttttcgtgtttcatttattataaagtataaattgTATGAACATAagtatacatataaatgcatggaaatattttctaaatatatactgtatgtatgtgtatatataaacaaatatacagggtacacataaaaatactatgtaaacaaaaacttttattttggttgtaactggttgcaaattaatttacagtcctaatttatattttattttttatctttgtcAGTTAAGAACAACtattttgaatagttttgttttagagaacaataacaataattccCAATATTTTATCCTGAGAGAAATACTGCTCTGTGATAATCTTATGCtacataagaaaatatatatattttagcatagcagtacatattttttaaatccttcATACCAATGAATATTCCTTCAGCTTTCCTAACAGCGTCCACAGGGTCCGGTGTCTCATGGACACTGTCCACCTCATAGCCTGCAAAGAGAAAAGATGAAGAAGGCCAGTGTGCCAGCGACCGACTGCTCAGCACGCATGTGGCGAAATCAACAAGACACAAACCCAAAGTCTTGAACTTGTCTCTGGCAGTCTTGGTATAATCATCTCGATTATGCAGAGCATATggcaca containing:
- the si:dkey-69o16.5 gene encoding alpha-aspartyl dipeptidase-like, with product MKRRLLLVSNSTLHGGGYLQHCQQQIQDFFGKNVKRILFVPYALHNRDDYTKTARDKFKTLGYEVDSVHETPDPVDAVRKAEGIFIGGGNTFRLLKSLYDNKLVTEIRKRVLEDGIPYMGSSAGTNVSTISINTTNDMPIVYPPTFSAIGLVPFNINPHYLDADPKSKHMGETREQRIVQYHEELDTPDVLGLREGSMLLVEGNKATLLGSTKARLFQRGKQTREYDPGSDLSFLLTDAQ